The Patescibacteria group bacterium genome window below encodes:
- a CDS encoding SIMPL domain-containing protein (The SIMPL domain is named for its presence in mouse protein SIMPL (signalling molecule that associates with mouse pelle-like kinase). Bacterial member BP26, from Brucella, was shown to assemble into a channel-like structure, while YggE from E. coli has been associated with resistance to oxidative stress.): protein MEEDTIMTNIRIQKAMILVLIFLAVFLVMKTISEIKEYRFIGGGVPATNVVSVTGTGEVFAVPDVVEFSFSVIEERETVTAAQDEAAEKINDILSFLKKNDIGKKDIKTISYNVYPQYEYKHESCTGGFCPPGGERVLSGFEVSQTILVKVRDTDEAGSIVAGIGERGASNISGLNFTIDDESELRREARKKAIDEAQKKAKELAKDLDVKLVRVVNFSEFGDQPFYPRFDFAEATVLGKVGGSMAPEIPVGENKIVSRVTITYEIR from the coding sequence ATGGAAGAAGATACTATAATGACAAATATACGCATACAGAAGGCTATGATACTCGTACTTATCTTTCTTGCAGTATTTTTGGTGATGAAGACCATTAGTGAGATTAAAGAGTATCGATTTATCGGTGGTGGCGTACCAGCCACAAATGTGGTGAGCGTCACCGGTACAGGTGAAGTGTTTGCAGTTCCCGACGTTGTTGAATTCTCTTTTTCTGTTATAGAAGAACGAGAAACAGTAACGGCTGCACAAGATGAAGCAGCAGAGAAAATAAATGACATTCTTTCGTTTTTGAAAAAAAATGATATTGGAAAAAAAGATATCAAAACAATCAGTTACAATGTGTATCCACAGTACGAATACAAACATGAATCGTGTACTGGCGGATTTTGTCCTCCTGGTGGCGAGCGGGTACTCTCAGGATTTGAGGTGAGTCAAACTATTTTAGTTAAGGTACGCGACACAGATGAAGCGGGGAGTATAGTCGCAGGAATAGGGGAACGTGGAGCAAGTAATATAAGCGGACTTAATTTTACAATTGACGACGAGAGTGAGCTTCGCAGAGAAGCTAGAAAGAAAGCAATTGATGAAGCGCAAAAAAAAGCAAAAGAATTAGCAAAAGATCTTGATGTAAAACTTGTACGCGTTGTGAACTTCTCTGAATTTGGCGACCAACCATTTTACCCGCGATTTGATTTTGCAGAAGCGACAGTATTGGGGAAAGTGGGTGGATCTATGGCACCAGAGATTCCAGTGGGTGAGAATAAAATAGTATCGAGAGTAACTATTACTTACGAAATACGCTAA